One region of Candidatus Zixiibacteriota bacterium genomic DNA includes:
- a CDS encoding alpha/beta hydrolase, protein MEEHFYFKNSSRKELFGIMHYPEKPGSKGVLICHPLFEEKLHVHRVLVDFSRLLSSSGFSVMRFDYYGDGDSQGEFEEATLQTRLNDISSALDFFRGKTSVDRLALLGVRFGATLASLSAENKGLSDALILWAPILKGNDYLLQLLRMNLTHQVVVYKRVLYTREDLIKGLKEGRKINVEGHEITRELYEQVSKVDLLAEDKKFKGKALLFQFSQNSTDFEPELERLRSLYSRNGTSELLKSNDPPFWGDMKYYPPLTDDLFGKTLTWIKANL, encoded by the coding sequence ATGGAAGAGCACTTCTATTTCAAAAACAGCTCCAGGAAAGAGCTTTTCGGAATAATGCATTATCCTGAAAAGCCAGGTTCTAAAGGAGTTCTGATCTGCCATCCCCTGTTTGAGGAAAAACTTCACGTCCACCGTGTGCTGGTGGATTTTTCCCGCCTTTTATCTTCCTCCGGGTTTAGCGTGATGCGTTTCGATTATTACGGAGATGGTGACAGTCAGGGTGAGTTTGAAGAAGCTACTCTACAAACCCGTTTAAATGACATCTCCTCGGCTCTGGATTTCTTCAGGGGAAAAACCTCAGTTGATAGATTAGCCCTCTTAGGGGTCAGGTTCGGAGCCACTTTAGCCTCTCTCTCCGCAGAGAATAAGGGACTTTCGGATGCTTTAATCCTCTGGGCTCCAATCTTAAAAGGGAATGACTATCTGCTTCAGCTCTTGAGGATGAACTTGACTCATCAGGTGGTTGTTTATAAAAGGGTGCTTTACACCCGTGAGGATCTGATTAAAGGGTTAAAGGAAGGGAGAAAGATTAACGTCGAAGGACATGAGATCACCAGAGAACTTTATGAACAGGTCTCAAAGGTAGATCTTTTGGCTGAAGACAAAAAATTCAAAGGAAAGGCGCTGCTGTTCCAGTTTTCCCAGAATTCAACTGACTTTGAGCCGGAGTTAGAGAGATTGAGGAGCCTGTATTCGAGGAATGGCACCTCTGAGCTTTTAAAAAGCAATGATCCGCCTTTCTGGGGAGATATGAAATATTATCCACCCTTGACTGATGACCTTTTC
- a CDS encoding DUF362 domain-containing protein, protein MRRRDFLKNIGLGMGGGIIFLPEALKGEAKSLIRNIPATRVVQIHNPNATNWDFASGYYGDYVNQSLVDTMVDRGVCELTGLSDAVSAWQRIMSSYSSGDKIAIRVNFNCTESYDPSGNLIDAVIEPINSIISGLTRIGIPGSDIWVYDASRTLPVRFTSGCPYSGVRFYDYQGQNGNLKAGFDSTDPSRIVTFSNSNIPSHQITDVLVNAQHLISVPLLKAHSTGVSGGFKLHLGTINGPGYGDIHPYLYDLEKNPLVDIFMNTHIKDKIRLTVGDGLFGAKSYNATPESWSTFGNKSPNTLFFSLDPVALDTVMQDLLHTQWPTGSMPPDDHDHLHCAFRQGLGIHEHKDKNGKYSQIDYLKVEL, encoded by the coding sequence ATGCGCAGAAGAGATTTTCTCAAAAATATCGGATTAGGCATGGGAGGAGGGATAATCTTTTTACCTGAAGCCCTGAAAGGAGAGGCAAAAAGTTTGATCAGGAATATACCTGCAACCCGGGTAGTCCAGATTCATAACCCGAACGCCACCAACTGGGATTTTGCCAGTGGCTATTATGGAGATTATGTTAACCAGAGCTTAGTGGACACGATGGTGGATAGAGGTGTATGCGAGCTAACTGGACTTTCGGATGCAGTTTCTGCCTGGCAGAGGATCATGAGCTCTTACAGCTCCGGGGATAAAATCGCAATCCGGGTTAATTTCAATTGCACCGAAAGCTACGATCCTTCTGGCAATTTAATAGATGCAGTAATAGAGCCGATCAATTCTATAATCTCCGGGCTGACCAGGATTGGAATTCCGGGCTCAGACATCTGGGTATATGATGCCTCCAGGACTTTGCCTGTCAGATTTACCTCCGGCTGTCCTTATTCTGGAGTCCGATTTTATGATTACCAAGGACAAAACGGAAACTTGAAAGCTGGTTTCGACAGCACCGACCCATCCAGGATCGTAACTTTTTCCAATTCAAATATCCCTTCTCACCAGATCACGGATGTGCTGGTCAATGCTCAGCATTTGATCAGCGTTCCCTTATTAAAAGCCCATTCCACCGGAGTCTCCGGAGGCTTCAAGCTTCATCTGGGAACAATCAACGGGCCGGGCTATGGGGATATTCATCCTTACCTTTACGATTTAGAAAAAAATCCATTAGTTGATATCTTTATGAATACCCATATAAAAGACAAGATAAGGCTGACGGTTGGAGACGGTCTTTTTGGCGCAAAATCGTATAACGCCACCCCGGAAAGCTGGTCTACCTTCGGGAACAAATCACCCAACACTCTATTTTTCTCCTTAGACCCTGTTGCCTTGGACACGGTTATGCAGGATCTTCTCCATACTCAGTGGCCCACTGGCTCTATGCCTCCGGATGACCATGACCACCTGCACTGTGCCTTCAGGCAGGGCTTGGGAATCCATGAGCATAAGGATAAAAACGGAAAATATTCCCAGATAGACTATCTAAAAGTAGAGCTTTAG
- a CDS encoding SDR family oxidoreductase, which yields MLYLVTGGAGFIGSHIVEKLVQAGEKVRVLDNFSSGRRENLKDLLDKIELVEGDIRDFWTVIKTVEGVDFILHQAALTSVQRSIKNPLTTNEVNINGTLNLLEAAKIHQVKRFIYASSSSVYGDTPTLPKVETMCPNPISPYAISKLAGEEYCQVFYKVYGLETVSLRYFNVFGPRQNPNSEYAGVIPRFIMALLKVNKPSIFGDGEQSRDFTYVENVVDANLSACKVSSVAGESINIACNQRYTLNQLWNNLVRLSGKKVEPVYSDPKPGDVKHSLGDINKAKKLLDYQVKTGFEEGLKITLDWYAGLNS from the coding sequence ATGTTATATTTAGTCACTGGTGGAGCTGGTTTTATCGGCTCCCATATAGTCGAGAAATTAGTCCAGGCTGGAGAAAAAGTCAGGGTATTGGACAATTTCTCCTCTGGCAGAAGGGAAAATCTGAAAGATCTCCTGGATAAGATCGAACTGGTAGAAGGAGACATCAGAGATTTCTGGACAGTCATCAAAACAGTAGAAGGGGTTGACTTCATCCTGCATCAGGCAGCCTTAACCTCGGTTCAAAGGTCTATAAAAAACCCTCTGACTACCAATGAGGTCAACATCAACGGGACCTTAAACCTTTTGGAAGCTGCCAAAATCCACCAGGTAAAAAGATTTATTTATGCCTCTTCCTCTTCAGTTTATGGAGATACCCCCACTTTGCCTAAAGTGGAAACGATGTGCCCGAACCCGATCTCTCCCTATGCCATCAGCAAATTGGCTGGAGAGGAATACTGTCAGGTATTCTACAAGGTTTATGGACTGGAAACTGTTTCTTTAAGGTATTTTAACGTGTTTGGTCCAAGGCAGAACCCGAACTCAGAATATGCCGGGGTAATTCCCAGGTTTATAATGGCTCTTTTGAAAGTAAATAAGCCCAGTATCTTCGGGGATGGTGAACAATCCAGGGATTTTACCTATGTGGAAAATGTAGTGGATGCCAATCTGAGCGCCTGTAAAGTATCTTCTGTTGCCGGGGAAAGCATCAATATCGCCTGCAACCAGAGATACACTTTAAACCAGCTCTGGAACAACCTGGTGCGCTTGAGCGGGAAGAAAGTGGAGCCGGTCTATTCCGATCCTAAGCCGGGAGATGTCAAGCACTCGTTGGGTGATATCAACAAAGCCAAAAAACTTTTGGACTACCAGGTAAAAACCGGATTTGAAGAAGGCTTGAAGATAACCCTGGACTGGTATGCTGGATTGAACTCCTGA
- a CDS encoding 7-cyano-7-deazaguanine synthase — MKICTNCVLPETFPGISFDSRGVCNFCQEFKGKEYLEKEKVKYLQKFQELLDKFKNSSSYDALMAYSGGKDSTYTLSILKEKYDLKILALTFDNGFLSEQAFKNIRQVVENLGVDHIFFKPDFSLLKKIFLTGTKDDIFSRKTLDRASTICTSCMGIVKFTTLRLALEKKIPFITYGWSPGQAPISASIFKNNPSMLKGMQNAIKEPLFRIAGEKINPYFLEENHFEQKENFPYNISPLAFLEYDEKKIFTKIERLGWNMPVDTDSNSTNCLLNSFANLVHKQRFGFHPYAFELAKLVREGYLERDEALKRLEQAEDQNTVELVKKKLNLN, encoded by the coding sequence ATGAAAATCTGTACCAATTGCGTGCTACCAGAGACCTTTCCTGGCATCAGTTTTGACTCCAGAGGGGTCTGTAACTTCTGCCAGGAGTTCAAGGGAAAAGAATATCTGGAAAAAGAGAAGGTGAAATACCTGCAGAAGTTCCAGGAGCTTCTGGACAAATTTAAAAACTCCTCTTCCTACGACGCTTTAATGGCTTACTCCGGCGGAAAAGACAGCACCTATACTCTGAGCATTTTGAAAGAAAAATACGACCTTAAAATCTTAGCTCTGACCTTTGATAATGGCTTTTTATCAGAACAGGCTTTTAAGAATATCCGGCAGGTGGTGGAGAATTTGGGAGTTGACCATATTTTTTTCAAGCCGGATTTCAGCCTTTTGAAAAAGATTTTTTTGACCGGGACAAAAGATGACATCTTCTCCCGCAAAACTTTAGACCGGGCAAGCACCATCTGCACCTCCTGTATGGGGATTGTCAAGTTCACCACTTTGCGACTGGCTCTGGAAAAGAAGATTCCCTTTATCACTTATGGCTGGTCACCAGGACAGGCACCGATTTCCGCCTCCATTTTCAAGAACAACCCCTCCATGCTGAAAGGGATGCAGAATGCCATCAAAGAGCCTCTTTTCAGGATCGCGGGCGAAAAGATTAATCCTTATTTTTTAGAGGAGAATCATTTCGAGCAAAAAGAGAATTTTCCTTATAATATCAGCCCTTTAGCTTTTCTGGAATACGATGAGAAGAAAATATTCACAAAGATCGAAAGGCTCGGTTGGAATATGCCAGTTGATACCGACTCGAACTCGACTAACTGCCTTTTGAACTCCTTTGCCAATTTAGTACATAAACAGAGATTTGGATTTCACCCTTATGCCTTCGAGTTAGCCAAGCTGGTCAGGGAAGGTTATCTCGAAAGAGATGAGGCTTTGAAAAGGTTAGAACAGGCAGAAGACCAGAACACAGTGGAGCTGGTTAAGAAAAAACTTAACCTGAATTGA
- the nadE gene encoding NAD(+) synthase produces MEFHKKILDINPEIECERICEFIKEQIFTHFRREGAVVGISGGIDSALTAALSVRALGKDKVLGVFLPEKESNPISLTYGELLAKKLGIRTEKVDLTQALESLGCYKKRDEVIEKIFPAYDRSYKIKIGLPQDLLERDRINYFSLKVISHQGEEKSFRLSKEGLLGIVAATDIKQRSRMIQLYYYAEKHNYLVIGTTNLSEYAQGFYVKFGDGGVDLEPIAHLYKTQVYQLAKFLEIPEEIIKRVPSPDTFSAVVSDQEFFFCMPYDLLDLLLYAQENKVPLSKVSQVLNLSEEQITRVYRDFDQKRKASVHLNQNAPNLL; encoded by the coding sequence ATGGAGTTTCACAAAAAAATTCTGGATATAAATCCTGAGATAGAGTGCGAAAGGATTTGCGAATTCATTAAAGAACAGATTTTTACGCATTTCAGAAGAGAGGGCGCAGTGGTGGGGATAAGCGGAGGCATAGACTCAGCTCTAACTGCTGCTTTATCGGTCAGGGCTTTGGGCAAGGATAAGGTTTTAGGGGTCTTTCTGCCAGAGAAAGAATCGAATCCGATAAGCTTAACCTATGGGGAACTCTTAGCTAAGAAACTGGGCATAAGAACCGAAAAAGTCGACCTGACTCAAGCCCTGGAAAGTCTGGGATGTTATAAAAAGAGGGACGAGGTAATTGAAAAGATTTTCCCCGCTTATGACCGTTCCTATAAAATAAAAATCGGGCTTCCCCAGGACTTATTAGAAAGGGACCGGATTAATTATTTCAGCTTGAAGGTAATAAGCCACCAAGGAGAGGAGAAAAGTTTCCGCCTTTCCAAAGAGGGACTTTTAGGAATCGTGGCTGCCACGGATATAAAACAGAGAAGCCGGATGATCCAGCTTTACTATTATGCGGAAAAACATAACTATTTGGTCATTGGCACAACCAATCTGAGCGAATATGCTCAGGGTTTTTACGTGAAATTCGGAGATGGAGGAGTTGATCTGGAGCCGATCGCTCATCTTTATAAAACTCAGGTATACCAATTAGCGAAATTTCTGGAGATTCCGGAGGAGATAATCAAGCGAGTCCCTAGCCCGGATACTTTTTCAGCAGTGGTATCAGACCAGGAATTTTTCTTCTGTATGCCTTATGACCTTTTAGACTTGCTTTTGTATGCTCAGGAAAACAAGGTCCCTCTTTCAAAGGTGAGCCAGGTATTGAACCTTTCAGAGGAGCAGATAACAAGAGTCTATCGGGATTTTGACCAGAAAAGGAAAGCCTCAGTTCATTTGAACCAGAATGCCCCGAATCTGCTCTGA
- a CDS encoding AMP-binding protein yields the protein MLLNHFLEKSAEKFPDKIALVCQGERLTYQQIDSSANRLAKGLKDFGVERGDRVAIFLENSVEAVLSIFGILKADAVFVVINPTTKKDKLTYILNNCRVKALITGSDKLDLIQEVLQKAPSVKSVILAGKQESEVKMFVPDKKVSYFDKVLRSYPDNSLENKNIDLDLASIIYTSGTTGNPKGVMLSHLNMVSAANSITQYLENTSDDVILNVLPLSFDYGLYQVLMGFKIGGRVILEKSFLYPYVIIDLMLKEKVTGFPGVPTIFAILLQLEDLKKQNFDSLRYISNTAAALPVAFIKKIRETFPKAKLYSMYGLTECKRVSYLPPEELDRRPNSIGKGMPNEEVYIVNESGQKVETGEVGELVVRGSNVMLGYWELPEETAKVLKPGPLPWERVLYTGDLFRMDEEGFLYFIGRKDDIIKCRGEKVSPKEIENVLYNLEGVLEAAVVGVPDDILGQAIKAFVVLKEGVILSEKDILRHCQKSLEDFMVPKSVELVEILPKTESGKIRKVGLK from the coding sequence ATGCTTTTAAATCATTTCCTTGAAAAAAGTGCTGAAAAATTTCCAGATAAGATCGCCTTAGTCTGCCAGGGCGAAAGATTAACCTATCAGCAGATCGATAGCTCTGCCAATAGATTAGCCAAGGGTCTGAAAGACTTTGGAGTGGAAAGGGGCGACCGGGTTGCGATTTTCTTAGAGAACTCAGTTGAGGCGGTTTTATCCATCTTCGGAATCTTAAAAGCAGATGCAGTTTTCGTGGTTATCAACCCAACCACCAAGAAAGACAAGCTCACCTATATCTTAAACAATTGCCGGGTCAAAGCTTTAATCACTGGTTCTGATAAACTGGATCTCATCCAGGAGGTTTTACAGAAAGCACCCTCAGTCAAATCTGTTATCCTCGCAGGTAAGCAGGAATCTGAAGTGAAAATGTTCGTACCTGACAAAAAGGTCTCTTACTTTGACAAGGTTTTACGCTCCTATCCTGACAATTCTCTGGAGAACAAAAATATCGATCTCGACCTGGCAAGCATAATCTATACATCCGGCACAACCGGAAACCCCAAAGGGGTGATGCTATCTCACTTGAATATGGTATCTGCGGCAAACTCCATCACTCAATATCTGGAGAATACCAGCGATGATGTCATCCTCAACGTCTTACCTTTGTCTTTCGACTATGGACTTTATCAGGTCCTGATGGGATTTAAAATCGGTGGAAGAGTCATCTTAGAGAAGAGCTTTTTATATCCTTATGTGATAATCGATCTGATGCTAAAGGAAAAAGTTACCGGATTTCCAGGAGTCCCAACCATTTTCGCCATCCTGCTTCAATTAGAAGACTTGAAAAAACAGAATTTCGATTCCTTAAGATATATCTCCAACACCGCTGCAGCTTTACCTGTTGCCTTCATAAAGAAAATCAGGGAGACTTTCCCAAAAGCAAAATTGTATTCAATGTACGGTTTGACCGAATGCAAGAGAGTATCCTATCTTCCTCCAGAAGAGCTTGACAGAAGACCTAACTCAATCGGAAAGGGAATGCCAAATGAGGAGGTCTATATAGTGAATGAGAGTGGACAAAAGGTGGAAACGGGAGAGGTCGGGGAGCTTGTGGTGCGTGGCTCAAACGTTATGCTTGGTTACTGGGAACTCCCAGAAGAAACCGCAAAGGTTCTGAAACCGGGTCCCCTGCCCTGGGAAAGGGTTTTATATACAGGTGACTTATTCAGGATGGACGAAGAAGGGTTTTTGTATTTCATAGGAAGAAAAGATGACATAATCAAATGCCGGGGAGAAAAGGTAAGCCCAAAGGAAATCGAGAATGTTTTATATAATCTTGAAGGTGTATTAGAGGCAGCAGTTGTTGGAGTGCCGGATGATATTTTGGGTCAGGCGATCAAAGCCTTTGTGGTTTTGAAAGAAGGAGTAATCCTTTCGGAAAAAGATATCCTGAGACACTGTCAAAAGAGCTTAGAAGATTTTATGGTGCCAAAATCTGTGGAATTAGTCGAGATCCTGCCCAAGACAGAATCTGGGAAAATAAGAAAAGTCGGTTTGAAGTAA
- a CDS encoding acyl carrier protein: protein MEEKIRTFIQNNFLLGDKNRAIKEDESFLQNGIIDSTGVLELVNFIEETYKIKVEDEELVPENLDSIQNLIAYIQRKQE, encoded by the coding sequence ATGGAGGAAAAAATTAGGACTTTTATCCAGAATAACTTCCTCTTGGGGGACAAGAACCGGGCTATTAAAGAAGACGAGTCGTTTCTGCAGAACGGGATAATCGATTCCACCGGGGTTTTAGAGCTGGTCAATTTCATCGAGGAGACCTACAAGATCAAGGTGGAGGATGAGGAGCTTGTCCCGGAGAATCTGGATTCCATCCAGAATTTGATAGCCTATATCCAGAGAAAACAGGAATAA